Within Raineyella sp. W15-4, the genomic segment AAGGAGTCACCGTGGCCGCCGCCCCTGGAGAGTTCGTCCGCCCGTCCGATGCCGTCCTGGCCGGCACCCATGTCCCCGACCATGCTGCGTTCTCCGCCCAGGCCGGTCAGGATCCGCTGGGATTCTGGGCCGCGGAGGCCGCCGAACTCGACTGGTCCCAGCCCTGGGACCGGGTGCTCGACGATTCCGGGGCACCGTTCTTCCGGTGGTTCACCGGCGGCCGGACCAACATCGTCGCCAACGCCGTCGACCGGCACCTGGACGGGCCGCGGAAGAACAAACTGGCACTGATCTGGGTGCCGGAGAACGGCGGCGACCCGCGGACCTTCTCGTTCCACGCGCTGAACCGGCAGGTCAACCGGATGGCCAACGTGCTGAAGGCGATGGGCGTGGTCAAGGGCGACATCGTCACCATCTACCTGCCGCGGATCCCGGAGATCTGGTTCGCGATGCTCGCCTGCGCCAAGATCGGCGCGGTGCACTCGGTGGTGTTCGGCGGCTACTCCGCCGACGCGCTGCGGGAGCGGATCGACAACTCGGCGTCCAAGCTGCTGATCACCGCCGACGGGTCCTGGGTGAACGGGTCGGTGTTCCCGATGAAGGCGATCGTCGACGAGGCGATCCGGTTCTCCCCGACGGTGGAGAACGTCATCGTGGTGCGGCGGACCGGCTCCGAGGTGGTGATGGACCCGCTGCGGGACCACTGGTACCACGACCTCACCTCGCTGCCGATCGCCAACGGTCGGTGCGAGACCGTCGCGGTGGATGCCGAGGACCCGCTGTTCCTGCTCTACACCTCCGGGTCCACCGGCCATCCGAAGGCGATCGTGCACACCCATGGCGGCTACCAGGTCGGCGCGTACGCCACCACGAAGTACGTCTTCGACGTCAGCGACGAGGACCGCTACTGGTGCACCGCCGACCCGGGCTGGGTCACCGGCCACACGTACGGTCTCTACGGGCCGCTGCTCAACGGGGCCACCTCGTTCATGTTCGAGGGCGGGCCGACCTTCCCGTACCCGAACCGCTGGTGGCAGCTGATCGAGTACTACGGCATCTCGATCTTCTACACCGCCCCGACGGCGATCCGCTCGCTGATGCGCTTCGGCGACGCCTGGCCCGCCCGCCACGACCTGTCCTCACTGCGAGTGCTCGGCTCGGTCGGTGAGCCGATCAACCCGGAGGCCTGGCACTGGTTCCACGACGTGATCGGCAAGGGCGCCTGCCCGATCATGGACACCTGGTGGCAGACCGAGACCGGCATGTTCCAGATCACCCCCACCCCGGCACTGCCGCTCAAGCCCGGCTCGGCCGGCAAGCCGTTCTTCGGCCAGGAGGTGGCGATCCTCGACGACGAGGGCCACGAGGTGCCCACCGGCACCGAGGGGATGCTGGTGCTCAAGCACCCGTGGCCGGCGATGCTGCGGACGCTCTACAAGGACGAGAAGCGCTACCTCGACACCTACTGGTCGAAGTACCCGGGTGCCTACCTCACCGGCGACTCGGCCCGGATCGATGAGGACGGCTACATCTGGATCGTCGGGCGGACCGACGACGTGATCAAGGTCTCCGGCCACCGGATCGGCACCGCCGAGGTCGAGGCCGCGATGAACTCCCACCCCAACGTGATCGAGTCGGCCGCGATCGGCCTGCCGCACGAGGTGAAGGGCCAGGCGATCCACGCCTTCGCCATCCTCCGGGCCGGCCTGAAGGGCTCCCCGGAACTGGCCGAGGACATCCGCCGCCACGTCGCCCAGCACCTCAGCCCGATCGCCAAGCCCGACGTGATCGACTTCGTCGACTCGCTGCCGAAGACCCGGTCGGGCAAGATCCTGCGCCGGGTGCTGAAGGCCCAGGCCCTCGGTGAGGACGTCGGCGACCTGTCGACGATGGACACCGGGGCCTGAGCCGACCGGGACACCGGCCCGACGGCCGGGCGCTCCCTGGGGTCACTCCTCGGCGGACTCCAGCGCCGCGAGCAGCCGGGCGGTGGTCTCGGCGTCGACGACCACCGCCCGGCCGTCCAGAGCCCGCACCGGGGCGGCCAGCCGGGTGCTCGACAGCAGCCACAGGGCGTCCGCCGCCGCCAGTTCCGTGGTGGTGATCCGGCGGTACTCGCAGGGATGCCCGGCCTGCTCGAGGTGGGTGAAGGCCCGGGCCTGGGTGGTGCCGGCGAGGATCCCCTGGTCGGTGTCGGGGGTGGCGTACGTGCCGCCGAAGCGGGCCAGCACCGTCGAGGTGGGGCCCTCCAGCGCGTAACCGTCGCTGCTGGTGAAGATCACGTCGTCGGCGCCGCGCCGGGCCGCCTCCCGCAGCACCGCCTTGTTCACCGCGTAGGACAGCGTCTTGGCGCCCTGGAGCAGCCACGGCGAGGTCTGGGCGACGTCCTGGCGGTAGCCCCGGTCGAGGGTGACCACCCGGATGCCGTCGCGGCGCGCGGCGGTGAAGTCGTCGGCCTTGGCGACGTACGCCCAGCCGATCGGCACCCCGGTGCCCTCGATCCCGCGGGTCATGATGAACTTCACGTACGCCCGTCCCGCCGCGCCGTACGCGGCGACGGCCGCCAGGATCGTGGCGCGCCAGACGTCGAGCCGGGGCGCCGGCAGGTCGAGGATCCGCGCCGACCGGGCGAACCGGCGCAGGTGCGCGTCGAGCGCCTGGACGTGCCCCTGCAGCACCCCGGCGGTCTCGAAGATGCCGTCACCGCGGGTCACCGACAGGTCCAGCACGGTGAGCTGCGGTGCGGCCGGGTCGGCCCGGTGGAACGACTGTCCGGGGGTGGGGACGCCCTCGGCGAGGTCGTCGACGAAGAACAGGACGGGGGTGGTCATCGGAGATCGCGCTCCTCGGGTCGGCGGGGGATCGGGGTCGGGGTCGGTCGGGGGCTGCCGGCGGTGTCGTACGCCCGCAGCAGGTTGGTCTGGATCCATTGTCGGTCGACGTCGTGGCCGATGCCCGGTCCGGTGGGCACCTCGACCCACCCGTCGCGGGCGACGACCGGCGGGGTGACGATGTCGCGGGCGTAGTACTTGTCGGAGCCGGAGACGTCGGAGGGCAGCGAGAAGCCGGCCAGCGAGGAGAGTGCGACATTGGCCGCCCGGCCGATCCCGAACTCGTGCATCCCGCCGCACCAGACCGGGATGCCGGCCGCCGCCGCCAGGTCGTGGGCCTGCCGGGCCCGGGTCAGGCCGCCCATCCGGGACACCTTGATGTTCAGCACCCGGCCGGCGCGCAGGGCGATCATCGTCCGCAGGTCGTCGAGGTCGGTGACCGACTCGTCCAGGCAGACCGGGGTGGCGATCCGCTCCTGGAGCCGGGCGTGGCCGAGGAAGTCACGGACCCCGAAGGGCTGCTCGATCATCGTCAGGCCGTACGCGTCGAGGGCCGCCAGCCGGCCGATGGTCTCCTCGTCGGGGCGGAACGCGGCGTTGGCGTCCACGTGCAGGTCGAGATCGGGATGGGCCGTGCGGACCGCCCGGACCGGTTCCAGCAGCCAGTCCGGGCCGATCTTCAGCTTCACCCGGTGGTAGCCGTGCGCCACCTGCCGGGCCACCTGGGTGAGCAGGTCGTCGATCGTCGGCTCGATCCCCAGCGAGACCCCGGCCCGGACCCGCGCCCGGGTGCCGCCCAGCGCGGCGGCCAGCGCCACCCCCTGCTGCCGGGACCAGAGGTCCCAGCCGGCCCCGGCGAAGCCGGCCTTGGCGAACTCATGGCCACGGATCGCCGCCCAGCTCTGTTCGGCGTCCTCCGGCCGGTCCCAGACCGCCCCGAGGACCCGCGGAACGAGGAAGTCGACCGCGACGGCCCAGGCCGTCCCGGTGGTCTCCGAGCAGTAGAACGGCCCGGCGGGCGAGGCGATCTCGCCCCAGCCGACCGCCCCGGCCTCGTCGGTCAGCTCGACCAGGATGTGGTCCAGCGAGGCCTTGCTGTGGGAGCTGGTGCGGAACCGGTGGACCAGCGGCAGCCGCACCTCGTACAGCCGGATCCGGGTGATCCTCATCGCTCCTCCTCGGCGGGGGTCTCGGGGTCGTCGCGGGGTGGGTCGTCAGGGGACGGGTCGTCGTAGAGCGCGAGCCGCGAGGTCAGCACGTCACGCCGCCGCAACCGGCGGGCGGAGCCCTTCGACGCCGCCGCGGTGAGGGCGCTGAGCAGCTGACAGACCGCCGCCACCGCGGTCGGACTGTCGGCGTACGAGGCGGATCCGGTGTCGACGACGATGAGCACCGACGCGTCGCGGGCCGCCGGCGCCTCCGGGCTGTCGGTGACCACCACCAGGTGCCCACCGGCCCGGCGGAACAGTCGCCCCAGGGCGATCGTCTCGCGGCGGTAGCGGCGCAGCGAGAAGAGCACCAGCACGTCGCTGGCCCGGACGTCGGACAGCACGGTGAGCGGCGCCAGGGCGTGCCCGTCGACCAGGAAGACGTTGGAGAGGGTGGCGGCCAGGTCGGCGTTGAGCAGGGCGGCGTACGCGGCCGACTTGCCCTCGCCCATCACGAACCGGCGCCGTGACCCCAGCAGGAGCTGCGCCGCCCGGGGCACCGAGCCGGTGCGGGCCAGCGCCGCGAAAGTGCCGGCGAGGGAGGCGGTCTCGGCGGCCATCACGTTCTGCTGCAGCGCCTCCGCGGAGAGGGTGGTGCCCAGCCGCTGGCCGTACCGGTCCGGCGGGGTCCGCAGCTGCCGGTTGAGCGCGTGGCCCTCGGGATCGGCCCGGTCGGGTCCGGCCGTCGGTGCGGGCCGGGTGGTCTCAGCCATCGGTGGTCCTTCCTCGGCGGAACAGGTAGGCCGCGGTCAGTGCGTCGAGGCGTACGCAGCTGGTCGCGACATAGCCGGCCGCGAAGAGCTCACCGAGCGCGGCGCGGACCCGGGGCCGCTGGGCGTGGATCTCCGCCGACTCCGGATCCCCGGCCAGCAGCGTCCCGGCGATCGGCAGCCAGACGCCGGCCGCGCCGGGGATCGGCCGGCCCCAGTCCGCCGGGCCGAGCCGGCCGGGCGGCGGGGCGGTCGGCCGGTGCCACAACGTCCGGGGGTCGCGATCCAGATCCCACTCGACGATGACCCGGTCGGTGTCGGCCTGGCCGTAGTAGTCCTCCTGCAGCGCGATCCCGACCGCGCCGAGGGAGTCGAAGTTGAAGTGCGCGTTGCGGGCCAGTAGCGGGTCGAAGCTCCACCGCATCCGGTGCTCGCCCCAGTCGAGGGCGATCTCGCGCTGGTGCAGCTTGAGCAGCCGGCCGACGTGGCGGCCCTGGAACTCCGGGTCGACCACCGCGGCCTGCGAATAGTGGTAGCGCGCCGACCCGTCGGTGCCGGGGAACCCGTACGCGAAGCCGACCAGGCGGCCCTCCGGGGTCTTCACGCCCACGGTCGACCCGCCGTTGCGGCGCAGTGCGCCGAGCAGATTGGTGTTGAGCGCGGGCCCGTCCACGCCGTACCGGAAGACACGGTGGTAGAGGTCGCTGGCCCGCGACAGATCATCGTAGGAGGACAGCGGCCCGCCGAGCAGGCCGCCGGGGGCTGGTCCGGCTGCATCGACCCTCTTCACATCGACCGATCTTACGAATCGTATGTTACGCGCCCTGTCGCATATTTGTAGCAGTGCTGTCACATCTCAGCCCGAGGATATGTAACGTATCTGCAATCAGAGCGGGGAGTTGTCGTGGGCATCGGGAGAGCGACGGAGACCGCCGGGGTGGTGGAGCGACTGCGTCGCCTGGTGACGCTGGAGACCCCGTCCCTCGACCCGGTGGCCAGTGCGGCGATCGCTGACCTGCTGGGCGGGTGGTTCCACCAGGCGGGGGCGAGGGTGGAGACGATCCCCGGCCCGGCGGGCACGCACCTGCGCCTGGAAGTGGCCGGCGACGGGGTGGGGGAGCCGGTGCTGTTGGTCGGACACTCCGACACGGTCTGGCCGGTGGGCACGCTGGCCGGTCGGGTGCCCTGGTCGGTGGCCGGGGACGTCGTCCGGGGGCCCGGTGTCTACGACATGAAGAGCGGGCTGGTGGTGATGCTCGCCGCGCTGGAACGGCTGCGGGGGACGGCGCACCGGCCGGTCCGGATCGTCATCGTCAGTGACGAGGAGGTCGGCTCACCGACCTCGCAGGAGCTGATCCGCGCCGGCCTGGACGGGGTGGCGGCGGCGATCGGGTTCGAGTCCCCGCACCCGGACGGAGCGCTCAAGGTCGGCCGTCGCGGCAGCAGCCGGGTCCGGCTCTCGGTGCAGGGGAAGGCCGCGCACGCCGCCCTGGACCCCGCCGCCGGGGTGTCCGCGATCGACGAACTCGTCGACCAACTGATCGAGGTCCGGCGGATCGTCGGGACGGCCGGTGGGGCGGGCGAGGTGCTCTGCAACGCCGGGACGATCTCCGGCGGCGGCCGGGCCAATGTCGTGCCCGACCGGGCGGAGTGCGAGCTGGGCCTGCGCTTCCTCGACGCCGGCACCGAGCGGGAGGTGCTGGATCGGCTGCGCGGCCTACGGCCGGTCCGGCCCGGTGCCCGGCTCGCGATGGAGCTGGCGAGTCACCGCCCGGCCTGGGCCGCCGGCCCCGCGGACCGAGCCCTGGCCGCCTCGATCGGGGCGACGGCGGCGGCGCTGGGCCGGCCGGTCGGCGCCCGCCCCGCGGCGGGGGCGGGCGACACGAACCTGATCGGCGCCCTGGGAGTGCCGACGGTGGACGGCTTCGGGCCGCGTGGCGGCGGGGCGCACGCCGCCGACGAACACGTCCTGCTGTCCAGCCTGCTCGAGCGGATCGACCTGCTGGTCGCGGTGCTCAGGCGTTGAGGGCGGCCTTGAGCCGGTCCAGCCGGCCCCACAGCTGCTGCGGGAACCGCTCCCCGAGCTTGGTGAACCACTCCTCGATCAGCGGGATCTCCCGGCTCCAGTCCTCGACGTCCACGGTGAGCACCTCGGCCAGGGTGGCGTCGTCGACCTCGTCCTCGATGCCGGTGCGGTCGATCGCCTCCAGGGTCGGGACGTAGCCGATCGGGGTCTCGACCGCCTCGGCGGTACCCTCGAGCCGGCCGACGATCCAGGCGAGGACGCGGCTGTTCTCCCCGAAGCCGGGCCAGAGGAACCGGCCGTCGGCGGACTTGCGGAACCAGTTGACGTAGAACACCTTCGGCAGGTGCGGGGTCTCGTGCAGCGTGGGCATGTCCAGCCAGTGCTGGATGTAGTCGCCGGCGTTGTAGCCGATGAACGGCAGCATCGCCATCGGGTCACGCCGGACGACGCCGACCGCACCCTTGGCGGCGGCGGTGGTCTCCGAGGAGCAGGTGGCGCCGAGGAAGACGCCGTGTTCCCAGTCCACGCTCTCGGTCACCAGCGGGACGGTGGTGGCGCGACGGCCACCGAAGAGGATCGCGTCGATCCGGACGCCCTGCGGGTCGTTCCACTCGTCGGAGAGGATCGGGCACTGGGCGATCGGCGTGGTGAAGCGGCTGTTCGGGTGGGCGGCCTTGGTGCCCGCCGCCGGGGTCCACGGCTGCCCCTTCCAGTCGATCAGCTCGGCCGGCTTCTCGTCGGTCATCCCCTCCCACCACACGTCGCCGTCGAGCGTACGGGCGACGTTGGTGAAGATCGAGTTGCCCGCCTCGATGGTGCGCATCGCGTTCGGGTTGGTGGAGTAGCCGGTGCCCGGGGCGACGCCGAAGAAGCCGTTCTCCGGGTTGACGCCGCGCAGGTAGCCGTCGGCGTCGAACCGCATCCAGTTGATGTCGTCGCCGAGGGTCTCGGCCTTCCAGCCGGGCAGGGTCGGCTCGATCATCGCCAGGTTGGTCTTGCCGCAGGCGGACGGGAAGGCACCGGCGATGTGGTAGACCTTGCCCTGCGGTGAGGTGAGCTTGAGGATCAGCATGTGCTCGGCCAGCCAGCCCTCGTCGCGGGCCATCACCGAGGCGATCCGCAGCGAGTAGCACTTCTTGCCGAGCAGCGCGTTGCCGCCGTAGCCGGAGCCGTACGACCAGATCGCGCGCTCCTCGGGGAAGTGCACGATGTACTTGTCCGGGTTGCACGGCCAGGCGACGTCCTCGACGCCCTCGTCCAGCGGGTAGCCGACCGAGTGCAGACAGGGGACGAACTCCTTGTCGCCGCCGGCGGTCATCGCCTCCAGCGGGGCGGCGCCCATCCGGGTCATGACTCGCATCGACATGGCGACGTACGCCGAGTCGGAGATCTCCACGCCGTACTTCGGGTCCTCGGCGTCGATCGGGCCCATGCAGAACGGGATGACGTACATCGTCCGGCCGTGCATCGCGCCGCGGTAGAGGTCGGTGAGGGTGGCCTTCATCGTGGCCGGGTCACGCCAGTTGTTGGTCGGGCCGGCGTCGATCTCCTGCTCCGAGCAGATGAACGTACGATCCTCGACCCGGGCCACGTCGTCGGGGTCGGAGGCGAAGTAGTAGGAGTCCTTCTTCTTCTCCTCGGACAGCCGGATCGCGGTGCCGGCGGCCACGAGCTCGGCGCCCAGGCGGTCGTACTCCTCCTGGGAACCGTCGCACCAGTAGATCGAGTCGGGTTCGGTCAGTGCCGCGACCTCGGAGACCCATTCCAGAAGGGCCTTGTGGGTCGTGGGTGCCTGGGTGGTGTCAACGGACACGATGTGCTCCTCGTTGAGTTCGGTGAACCGGCTGGGACTAGGGAGGATGCCTCCGGGATGTTGGAGTGATTCTAGGCCACTGCCCCAACTGGTATTACAAGAGTGGAGACACAAATGCTCATGTGAAACAGATCACAAGATGTTCCGATCGACGTGCTGGCGCGGGTCGATCCGAGGCGGGCCGTGCCATTCTCCGGCCTGGTGGTGCTTACCAGTGGACCACTGGTACCATGCCTGCGGGCTGATTTGGTATCTCACCGGCGAGGGTCTAGAGTTCTTACTCGTCGCAAGGAGCACTTGGGGCGTATGCGCCCGTAGCTTAACGGATAGAGCATCTGACTACGGATCAGAAGGTTGGGGGTTCGAATCCCTCCGGGCGCGCCACTGAAGCCCTCCGGTCATCGAGACCGGGGGGCTTCGTTGTATCCATCGGCCCGGCGGGCAAGCTACTACGCGGCGTCGTTATAGTCGGGTCATGGACCAGACTTCGCCGATCGTGCCCCCGTACGACTATCTGCGGGACGGGGCAGAGATCTATCGGGAGTCCTTCGCGATCATCCGGCGCGAGACCCGACTCGATCAGCTGCCCGAGGACATTGCCCGGGTGGCCGTCCGGATGGTCCATGCCTCCGCCCAACCCGACATCGTCGACGACCTGCGCTGGTCACCCGGCGTGGTCACCGCCTGCCGTGCCGCCCTGGCGGCCGACGCCCCGATCCTGTGTGACTCCACCATGGTGGCGCACGGAATCATCCGCTCCCGGCTTCCCGCCGGCACCGAGGTGATCTGCCGGCTGGCCGACCCGGAGCTGCCTGCGCTGGCCCGGCGGCTGGGCACCACGAAGGCCGCCGCCGCGATCGACCTGTGGGCCGACCGGCTGGCCGGTGCCGTGGTCGCCATCGGCAACGCCCCGACCGCGCTGTTCCGGCTGCTCGAGGTGATCGGCGAGGGTGGCCCGCGGCCGGCGGCGATCGTCGGCATCCCGGTCGGCTTCGTCGGGGCGGACCGCGCCAAGGAGGCGCTGGCCGGCAATCCGTGGGGGCTGGAATACCTCACCCTGCTGGGCCGCCGGGGCGGCAGCGCCGTCGCTGCGGCCGCCGTCAACGCGATCGCCACGGACCGGTAACCGGCCGGCCGCGGGCCGGCCACCCGGACCGGCCATGGCCCCCTGGACCGGCGATGCGGGACCGGTCACCGGTCGGCGAGGGTGCGGACCGCCTCGACCAGGGCGTCCCGGACCGCGGCGGTGCGCCGCGGCTCCCGCCGGCCGATCACCCCGAGCAGCATGCCTCCGCTGCGGCCGGTGGCCGGGGTCCAGGCGCTGCCGCCGGCCGCGTGGTCGCCGCGGACGCAGAAGACGTGCCGGGTCTCGGCTTCGGCGGCGACCCGGGTGTTCACCGCGGGATCATCGGTGAGGGCCAGGACGTACCAGGCGTCGGCGACATCGCCGGCGGCGTACGCCCGGGCCGACCAGCTGATCCGGCCGGACGCCTCCAGGGCGGAGAGGACCGGGGTGAGGGTCGGGGACACCACCCGCACCCGGGCGCCGGCATCCAGCAGTGCCACGATCCGGCGCTGCGCGACCCGGCCACCACCAACGACGAGGACATCCCGCCCGCGCAGCACCAGACCACTGAGGTAGACCGGCGTCGCGCCGCCGTCGTCCAGCCGCCGGGCGCCCGCCCGGTAGCGATCGACCACCACCGCGGCCAGTTCCGGGCACGG encodes:
- the acs gene encoding acetate--CoA ligase, which produces MAAAPGEFVRPSDAVLAGTHVPDHAAFSAQAGQDPLGFWAAEAAELDWSQPWDRVLDDSGAPFFRWFTGGRTNIVANAVDRHLDGPRKNKLALIWVPENGGDPRTFSFHALNRQVNRMANVLKAMGVVKGDIVTIYLPRIPEIWFAMLACAKIGAVHSVVFGGYSADALRERIDNSASKLLITADGSWVNGSVFPMKAIVDEAIRFSPTVENVIVVRRTGSEVVMDPLRDHWYHDLTSLPIANGRCETVAVDAEDPLFLLYTSGSTGHPKAIVHTHGGYQVGAYATTKYVFDVSDEDRYWCTADPGWVTGHTYGLYGPLLNGATSFMFEGGPTFPYPNRWWQLIEYYGISIFYTAPTAIRSLMRFGDAWPARHDLSSLRVLGSVGEPINPEAWHWFHDVIGKGACPIMDTWWQTETGMFQITPTPALPLKPGSAGKPFFGQEVAILDDEGHEVPTGTEGMLVLKHPWPAMLRTLYKDEKRYLDTYWSKYPGAYLTGDSARIDEDGYIWIVGRTDDVIKVSGHRIGTAEVEAAMNSHPNVIESAAIGLPHEVKGQAIHAFAILRAGLKGSPELAEDIRRHVAQHLSPIAKPDVIDFVDSLPKTRSGKILRRVLKAQALGEDVGDLSTMDTGA
- a CDS encoding aminodeoxychorismate lyase, with the translated sequence MTTPVLFFVDDLAEGVPTPGQSFHRADPAAPQLTVLDLSVTRGDGIFETAGVLQGHVQALDAHLRRFARSARILDLPAPRLDVWRATILAAVAAYGAAGRAYVKFIMTRGIEGTGVPIGWAYVAKADDFTAARRDGIRVVTLDRGYRQDVAQTSPWLLQGAKTLSYAVNKAVLREAARRGADDVIFTSSDGYALEGPTSTVLARFGGTYATPDTDQGILAGTTQARAFTHLEQAGHPCEYRRITTTELAAADALWLLSSTRLAAPVRALDGRAVVVDAETTARLLAALESAEE
- the menC gene encoding o-succinylbenzoate synthase, producing the protein MRITRIRLYEVRLPLVHRFRTSSHSKASLDHILVELTDEAGAVGWGEIASPAGPFYCSETTGTAWAVAVDFLVPRVLGAVWDRPEDAEQSWAAIRGHEFAKAGFAGAGWDLWSRQQGVALAAALGGTRARVRAGVSLGIEPTIDDLLTQVARQVAHGYHRVKLKIGPDWLLEPVRAVRTAHPDLDLHVDANAAFRPDEETIGRLAALDAYGLTMIEQPFGVRDFLGHARLQERIATPVCLDESVTDLDDLRTMIALRAGRVLNIKVSRMGGLTRARQAHDLAAAAGIPVWCGGMHEFGIGRAANVALSSLAGFSLPSDVSGSDKYYARDIVTPPVVARDGWVEVPTGPGIGHDVDRQWIQTNLLRAYDTAGSPRPTPTPIPRRPEERDLR
- a CDS encoding MurR/RpiR family transcriptional regulator: MAETTRPAPTAGPDRADPEGHALNRQLRTPPDRYGQRLGTTLSAEALQQNVMAAETASLAGTFAALARTGSVPRAAQLLLGSRRRFVMGEGKSAAYAALLNADLAATLSNVFLVDGHALAPLTVLSDVRASDVLVLFSLRRYRRETIALGRLFRRAGGHLVVVTDSPEAPAARDASVLIVVDTGSASYADSPTAVAAVCQLLSALTAAASKGSARRLRRRDVLTSRLALYDDPSPDDPPRDDPETPAEEER
- a CDS encoding GNAT family N-acetyltransferase — its product is MKRVDAAGPAPGGLLGGPLSSYDDLSRASDLYHRVFRYGVDGPALNTNLLGALRRNGGSTVGVKTPEGRLVGFAYGFPGTDGSARYHYSQAAVVDPEFQGRHVGRLLKLHQREIALDWGEHRMRWSFDPLLARNAHFNFDSLGAVGIALQEDYYGQADTDRVIVEWDLDRDPRTLWHRPTAPPPGRLGPADWGRPIPGAAGVWLPIAGTLLAGDPESAEIHAQRPRVRAALGELFAAGYVATSCVRLDALTAAYLFRRGRTTDG
- a CDS encoding M20/M25/M40 family metallo-hydrolase, yielding MGIGRATETAGVVERLRRLVTLETPSLDPVASAAIADLLGGWFHQAGARVETIPGPAGTHLRLEVAGDGVGEPVLLVGHSDTVWPVGTLAGRVPWSVAGDVVRGPGVYDMKSGLVVMLAALERLRGTAHRPVRIVIVSDEEVGSPTSQELIRAGLDGVAAAIGFESPHPDGALKVGRRGSSRVRLSVQGKAAHAALDPAAGVSAIDELVDQLIEVRRIVGTAGGAGEVLCNAGTISGGGRANVVPDRAECELGLRFLDAGTEREVLDRLRGLRPVRPGARLAMELASHRPAWAAGPADRALAASIGATAAALGRPVGARPAAGAGDTNLIGALGVPTVDGFGPRGGGAHAADEHVLLSSLLERIDLLVAVLRR
- a CDS encoding phosphoenolpyruvate carboxykinase (GTP), whose protein sequence is MSVDTTQAPTTHKALLEWVSEVAALTEPDSIYWCDGSQEEYDRLGAELVAAGTAIRLSEEKKKDSYYFASDPDDVARVEDRTFICSEQEIDAGPTNNWRDPATMKATLTDLYRGAMHGRTMYVIPFCMGPIDAEDPKYGVEISDSAYVAMSMRVMTRMGAAPLEAMTAGGDKEFVPCLHSVGYPLDEGVEDVAWPCNPDKYIVHFPEERAIWSYGSGYGGNALLGKKCYSLRIASVMARDEGWLAEHMLILKLTSPQGKVYHIAGAFPSACGKTNLAMIEPTLPGWKAETLGDDINWMRFDADGYLRGVNPENGFFGVAPGTGYSTNPNAMRTIEAGNSIFTNVARTLDGDVWWEGMTDEKPAELIDWKGQPWTPAAGTKAAHPNSRFTTPIAQCPILSDEWNDPQGVRIDAILFGGRRATTVPLVTESVDWEHGVFLGATCSSETTAAAKGAVGVVRRDPMAMLPFIGYNAGDYIQHWLDMPTLHETPHLPKVFYVNWFRKSADGRFLWPGFGENSRVLAWIVGRLEGTAEAVETPIGYVPTLEAIDRTGIEDEVDDATLAEVLTVDVEDWSREIPLIEEWFTKLGERFPQQLWGRLDRLKAALNA
- a CDS encoding precorrin-8X methylmutase — its product is MDQTSPIVPPYDYLRDGAEIYRESFAIIRRETRLDQLPEDIARVAVRMVHASAQPDIVDDLRWSPGVVTACRAALAADAPILCDSTMVAHGIIRSRLPAGTEVICRLADPELPALARRLGTTKAAAAIDLWADRLAGAVVAIGNAPTALFRLLEVIGEGGPRPAAIVGIPVGFVGADRAKEALAGNPWGLEYLTLLGRRGGSAVAAAAVNAIATDR